The DNA window TCACCACCATGTCGATGCCGTGCAGAATGTGCGATTCGCCGTAAAAAGCGTGCAACCCAGAGAGACGTAATTGTTCGTACTCACGATCCGAGTGACTCATTGGGCGGCCTCCACATTGTCGTCCTCGGCACCCGCAACGCCGCGCTCTCCGCTGCCATCGCTGCCCATATACACTTCTCTAACCTTCGGGTCGGCGGAAACGGTCTGATAATCGCCTTCTGTCAGAACGGCACCTTGGGCAAGCACGGTGATCCGATCACACAATTTACTCACCACGCTGAGGTTATGTTCCACCATCAATACGGTGCGGCCTTGAGCGGCCTTACGAACAAGTTCAACCACTCTGTCTACATCTTCGGAACCCATGCCCTGCGTAGGCTCATCCAGCAACAGAAGTTCCGGCTCCATAGCCAGAGTGGTTGCCAGCTCCAACGCCCTTTTTCGGCCATAGGCCAGCTCAACGGTTGTGGTGTTGGCGTAGTCCGCCAGGCCGACCGATTCCAGCAATTCCATGCTGCGTTCATTAAGCTTGTTCAGAGAATTGCCGCTTTTCCAAAAGCTGAAGGACGTACCTTCTGCGGTTTGTAACGCCACACGGATATTCTCTAGTGCCGTCATGTGAGGAAATACCGCAGATATCTGAAAGGAACGGATGATGCCCTTTCGGGCTATAGCGGGCGATTTCAACGACGTGATGTCTTCACCCTTGTAAAGAATCTGACCGCGAGTAGGGATCAGGAATTTGGTGAGCAGGTTGAACACCGTAGTCTTGCCGGCCCCGTTGGGTCCGATCAGAGCATGGATGTCTCCCTGGCGGATCTTCAGATTGACGTCATTAACGGCAATGAAGCCCTTGAATTCCTTGATCAGGTTGCGGGTCTCGAGAACGTACGGTTCACTCATGAGCCACTCGACCTTTTTATTGTTGTCTTTATGAACTAACCACAGGTTAGATTTACGTGCACGTAAACGTCAAGAACTAATTTTGGTTTTTATTTGGCGGAATCGAATAGGTAAGGGTGGAGTGGGCCACCGGCTCTGTCATTCCTTCCGAATAGATAAAAACATCACCAACTGCCATGGTCCGACCCACTTTTAGCAACGATGCTTTAGCCCGAATCGGCATGTGGGCAACCGGTTTTCTCAGGAAGTTAATATTAAGATTAGTCGTTACTGCCAACGGCACCAGTCCAATTTTTCCAAGCAGAGCGGCGTACATAGCCACATCCGCCAGCGCCATCATCGCCGGTCCGGAAACGGTGCCACCCGGGCGCAGGTGAACTTCATCCACTTTCAGCACCATTTCCGCCCAGCCATCTCCAAGATCCGCCAAAGCGCCATAAGCGGCACCTTGGGGAAAATGGTCTTCGAGGAAGGCGTTTAGTTCCTCGAAGCTGACTTTCATGCCGATACCTCTTCCTGAGCCTGATTTCGCAGCATAAAGCGCTGAATCTTGCCGCTT is part of the Marinobacter sp. JH2 genome and encodes:
- a CDS encoding ABC transporter ATP-binding protein gives rise to the protein MSEPYVLETRNLIKEFKGFIAVNDVNLKIRQGDIHALIGPNGAGKTTVFNLLTKFLIPTRGQILYKGEDITSLKSPAIARKGIIRSFQISAVFPHMTALENIRVALQTAEGTSFSFWKSGNSLNKLNERSMELLESVGLADYANTTTVELAYGRKRALELATTLAMEPELLLLDEPTQGMGSEDVDRVVELVRKAAQGRTVLMVEHNLSVVSKLCDRITVLAQGAVLTEGDYQTVSADPKVREVYMGSDGSGERGVAGAEDDNVEAAQ
- a CDS encoding PaaI family thioesterase, producing the protein MKVSFEELNAFLEDHFPQGAAYGALADLGDGWAEMVLKVDEVHLRPGGTVSGPAMMALADVAMYAALLGKIGLVPLAVTTNLNINFLRKPVAHMPIRAKASLLKVGRTMAVGDVFIYSEGMTEPVAHSTLTYSIPPNKNQN